TTCCATAATCTGCTCCGGGGAAGCCACTTGCCCCGTCCCAATGGCCCAAACCGGTTCATAAGCAATGACAAAATCAGAAGGAGGATCTTTCAACATTTCCAAGGTTTCCTGCATTTGCTCTTCAAGAATTTTTTTGGTTTTCCCCTCTTCCCGCTTCTCAAGGGTTTCCCCGACACAAAAAATCGGGGAAAGGCCCGCTTTAAGGGAAGAAACAAGCTTTTTACCTATTAGAAGAGGTGTTTCTCCAAAATATTTGCGCCGTTCCGAATGCCCCAGAATGACATATTGACACCCGGCATCTACCAGCATAGGTGGGGAAATTTCACCCGTAAAAGCCCCCCTATCTTCCCAGTGACAATCCTGTGCGGCTAAAAAAACATTTTTACCCTTTAAAAGACCCCTTAAAGGATGAAGGAGCGTAAAAGGAGGGGCAATAGCAATTTTTACTTTATTAGAAGAGGATAAATGAGGGAGGAACTCTTTGACAAAGGTTTGACCCTGTTCAAGTGTTTTGTGCATTTTCCAGTTGGCTACGAAAAAGAGGGAAGATATCATCGACTTCACTTCTAGATGTCTTTCGCCGGTAGTACGGTCAATCCAGGCAGCTCTTTTCCCTCGATCAATTGGAGGGCCGCACCTCCTCCGGTTGAAATAAATGAGACGTTTTCGGATTCACCTGCGCGATGAACAGCAAGGGCGGAATCCGCTCCCCCCACGATGGTCAAGGCATAGGCATCCGCCACCGCATGGGCAATGGCGGAGGTTCCTCTGGAAAAGGCATCCATTTCAAATACTCCCATAGGCCCATTCCAGAGAATCGTCTTGGCATCTGCCAAAACCTCTGTAAACAGTTTCACAGAGGCAGGGCCGATATCCATACCGATCCACCCTTGTGGAATCTCCTGTACCGGAACAATCTTGGTTTCAGCTCCCGGACCCTTATGGGTGGCCACCACACAATCCACGGGCAGGTAAAATTTAACCCCTCGCGCTTGGGCATGCTCCTTAATCTCTAGGGCAAATCTCAACATTTCCTCTTCGACCAGGGATCCCCCAACCTCATTTCCTAAGGCCTTTAAAAAAGTATAGGCCATTCCTCCACCCACAATGACTTTATTGACTTTTTTCCCAAGGTTTTCGATGACGCCGATTTTTCCCGAAACCTTTGCCCCCCCTAAAATGGCAACGAACGGGCGTACGGGATTTGCAACGGCACCCTCCAGATACTCAATTTCCTTTTTCATTAAAAACCCAATGGCACATTTGGAAACAAAGCGTGTGATTCCTGTCATGGATGCGTGATTTCGATGAGCAGCTCCAAAGGCGTCGTTAATAAAGACCTCGGCCAATTTGGCAAGAGATTTCGCAAAGGCTTCATCATCCGATTCTTCCCCTGGGTGGAAGCGAAGGTTCTCCAGAAGAATGACCTCCCCACCTTTCAATTTAGACACCATTTTTTCCACCTGAGGCCCAATGCAATCTGGAGCAAACGTCACCTCTTTGCCCAGCAACCGTTGCAGGCGTTTGGCCACGGGGGCAAGACTCATCCGTGGATCGGGTTTTCCCTTGGGCCGCCCTAAATGAGAACTGATGATGACCTTTGCCCCTTCATCGATGGCATAGTTAATGGTGGGCAGGGTATAACGGATTCTTGTATCATCGGTGATATTTAAATGGTCATCCAAGGGAACATTATAATCTGCTCGAATAAAAACCCGTTTTCCCTTGATATCGATGTCTTCTATCGTGATCTTATTTAAATTCATTGTAAAATACCGATGGTATAAAAATGAGGATTTCTCAAAAACATTTTAACAATTGAAATCGTTTCCATTTATTTTTTATTTGCAATAAAACCCATTAAATCCCTTACCCGGCAGGAATACCCCCATTCATTATCATACCAGGCCATCACTTTCACCATTTTTTGACCAATCACCCGTGTGAGCTTCCCGTCGACGATTGA
This region of Nitrospiria bacterium genomic DNA includes:
- the tpiA gene encoding triose-phosphate isomerase, which produces MISSLFFVANWKMHKTLEQGQTFVKEFLPHLSSSNKVKIAIAPPFTLLHPLRGLLKGKNVFLAAQDCHWEDRGAFTGEISPPMLVDAGCQYVILGHSERRKYFGETPLLIGKKLVSSLKAGLSPIFCVGETLEKREEGKTKKILEEQMQETLEMLKDPPSDFVIAYEPVWAIGTGQVASPEQIMEAHGFIHQWLQNHWRNQVKCLVLYGGSVTSDNVSDFMGEPMVQGALVGGASLQADSFSRLIQESIAKRWPEP
- a CDS encoding phosphoglycerate kinase encodes the protein MNLNKITIEDIDIKGKRVFIRADYNVPLDDHLNITDDTRIRYTLPTINYAIDEGAKVIISSHLGRPKGKPDPRMSLAPVAKRLQRLLGKEVTFAPDCIGPQVEKMVSKLKGGEVILLENLRFHPGEESDDEAFAKSLAKLAEVFINDAFGAAHRNHASMTGITRFVSKCAIGFLMKKEIEYLEGAVANPVRPFVAILGGAKVSGKIGVIENLGKKVNKVIVGGGMAYTFLKALGNEVGGSLVEEEMLRFALEIKEHAQARGVKFYLPVDCVVATHKGPGAETKIVPVQEIPQGWIGMDIGPASVKLFTEVLADAKTILWNGPMGVFEMDAFSRGTSAIAHAVADAYALTIVGGADSALAVHRAGESENVSFISTGGGAALQLIEGKELPGLTVLPAKDI